In a genomic window of Candidatus Neomarinimicrobiota bacterium:
- the pdxS gene encoding pyridoxal 5'-phosphate synthase lyase subunit PdxS: MKMTNELFEVKTGLAEMLKGGVIMDVTTPEQAKIAEQAGAVAVMALERIPADIRRDGGIARASDPKMIKEIQKAVSIPVMAKCRIGHFAEAQILEALEIDYIDESEVLTPADEANHIWKHDFKTPFVCGATNLAEALRRIGEGAALIRTKGEPGTGNIVEAVRHMRTITTEMAKLSTLRTDELMAAAKNMGAPFHLVAQVAETGKLPVPNFSAGGIATPADASLMMQLGAETIFVGSGIFKSEDSEAMARAIVQAATFFDKPDKLAEISTGLGKAMRGLDMVEIKPEDRMQDRGW; this comes from the coding sequence ATGAAAATGACAAATGAGCTGTTCGAAGTAAAAACAGGATTGGCTGAGATGCTCAAGGGTGGTGTGATAATGGATGTCACCACACCTGAACAAGCAAAAATTGCTGAACAGGCTGGTGCAGTAGCAGTTATGGCACTGGAACGAATCCCAGCAGATATTCGCAGGGATGGTGGCATTGCCAGAGCTTCCGATCCAAAAATGATTAAAGAGATACAGAAGGCTGTTTCAATCCCTGTCATGGCCAAATGTCGTATCGGTCATTTTGCTGAGGCTCAAATCCTGGAAGCTTTAGAAATAGATTACATCGATGAGAGTGAAGTATTGACACCTGCGGATGAAGCCAATCACATCTGGAAGCACGATTTTAAGACCCCCTTTGTCTGTGGAGCCACCAATCTGGCAGAAGCACTACGTCGTATTGGTGAGGGTGCAGCCCTGATTAGAACCAAGGGTGAGCCAGGTACTGGGAATATTGTTGAAGCAGTGCGTCATATGCGCACCATCACCACAGAAATGGCAAAATTGAGTACTTTAAGAACTGATGAGCTCATGGCCGCCGCAAAAAACATGGGAGCTCCATTCCATCTGGTCGCTCAGGTTGCAGAAACGGGTAAACTTCCTGTACCAAATTTCTCAGCCGGTGGTATTGCCACACCTGCCGACGCTTCGCTTATGATGCAACTAGGGGCAGAGACAATTTTTGTAGGATCAGGAATATTTAAATCTGAGGACTCTGAGGCCATGGCCAGGGCTATCGTTCAGGCAGCAACATTTTTTGATAAGCCTGACAAGCTGGCTGAGATTTCCACAGGCCTGGGAAAAGCTATGCGAGGTCTTGATATGGTTGAAATCAAACCAGAAGACAGAATGCAAGACAGAGGTTGGTAG
- the pdxT gene encoding pyridoxal 5'-phosphate synthase glutaminase subunit PdxT, which translates to MTVPPEYDDLTIGVVALQGSFAKHAFSMGKLGIKSRAVREPEDLKLIDALILPGGESTTMSLLLEEEGLWEPMNEALETMPVFGTCAGAILLGQQIDDERVRCFNKIDYKAERNAYGRQIESFKTSLVIPTILDHDFHAIFIRAPKFREIKPHVMSLAVFGVDPVLMRQDNVLVASFHPELTEDPGIHKYFVDEIVLKSR; encoded by the coding sequence TTGACAGTTCCACCAGAATATGATGATTTAACAATAGGTGTAGTGGCTTTACAGGGCAGCTTCGCTAAACATGCTTTCAGTATGGGCAAGCTTGGTATTAAGAGTCGAGCAGTTCGTGAGCCTGAAGACTTGAAGCTTATCGATGCGCTCATTCTACCAGGCGGTGAATCCACCACCATGTCACTGCTTCTAGAAGAAGAGGGGTTGTGGGAGCCCATGAATGAAGCGTTGGAGACAATGCCTGTATTTGGGACTTGTGCCGGAGCCATACTTCTGGGGCAACAGATTGACGATGAACGGGTTCGCTGTTTTAATAAAATTGATTATAAAGCTGAACGAAACGCGTATGGCCGTCAAATTGAGTCCTTCAAAACATCCCTTGTTATCCCCACGATTTTAGATCATGATTTTCATGCGATTTTCATCCGTGCCCCTAAATTTCGAGAAATAAAACCACACGTCATGTCCCTGGCAGTATTTGGTGTAGATCCAGTTCTCATGAGACAGGACAATGTATTGGTGGCCTCCTTTCATCCTGAGCTGACTGAAGATCCAGGCATTCATAAATATTTTGTGGATGAAATCGTTTTAAAGTCGAGGTAG
- a CDS encoding 1-deoxy-D-xylulose-5-phosphate synthase, whose amino-acid sequence MSDKYKLLQTINSPADMKSLSMESLLQLCQEVRDYTIEVVSETGGHLAPTLGVVELSVALHKVFDSPNDKIIWDVGHQAYAHKILTGRRDALKTIRQYGGISGFCKPMESEHDIYGAGHASTSISAGVGFAIARDLKGEKHQVISIIGDGALTGGLSFEGLNNLGHLRTRMMIILNDNEMSISPNVGAMSKYLSKITTNPLYNRVRDELWNVTGKLPIGKNTVRTGMKKIEESLKNLLVPGVIFDEMGIRYFGPIDGNDLPLLISTLENIKDINTPIMLHIITKKGYGFALAEQNPIKFHGIGPAAKPGQPNTKNEVPPFLNIFGDELTALAKKDKRIVAVTAAMREGTGLSGYAKEHPDRFYDVGIAEGHAVTFAAALAARGLKPFVAIYSTFLQRAYDMLVHDIAVQKLPVIFMLDRAGLVGEDGPTHHGVLDLAYLSSIPGVVVAAPRNGEELRHLMQTALLHEEGPFFIRYPKASALKNRKTVQSRAVEIGKWELISEGKDIAILAVGSMNPVVEKAVKILDAEGVNASYIDAKFIKPFDEDMLLSLMTSNKHIVIVEENNYPGSLSQTIKAFAEPVENCARIHSHTLPDRFVTHGSRAQLLAEVKLTSEEIAASILKLNK is encoded by the coding sequence ATGTCGGATAAATATAAATTATTACAAACCATAAATTCTCCTGCGGATATGAAATCATTGTCCATGGAGAGCTTGCTCCAACTGTGCCAGGAAGTGCGAGACTATACTATTGAGGTTGTTTCTGAAACTGGTGGACACCTGGCACCCACACTGGGAGTCGTTGAGCTTTCAGTCGCCCTTCATAAAGTATTTGATTCACCCAACGATAAGATCATCTGGGATGTAGGTCATCAAGCCTACGCTCATAAAATCCTCACAGGTCGTCGGGATGCACTGAAAACCATTCGTCAATATGGTGGTATCAGCGGCTTTTGCAAGCCCATGGAAAGCGAACACGATATTTATGGCGCAGGTCATGCATCAACTTCCATTTCTGCAGGCGTTGGTTTCGCCATAGCGCGAGATCTGAAGGGAGAGAAGCATCAGGTCATCTCTATTATTGGTGACGGAGCATTGACTGGTGGACTGTCGTTTGAAGGTTTAAACAATCTGGGGCATCTCAGAACCCGGATGATGATCATTCTTAACGACAATGAGATGTCCATTTCACCTAACGTAGGTGCCATGTCTAAATATCTCTCAAAAATTACTACCAATCCGCTTTATAATCGTGTCAGGGATGAGCTCTGGAATGTCACCGGCAAGCTGCCTATCGGTAAGAATACTGTGCGAACAGGTATGAAGAAAATCGAGGAAAGTCTCAAGAATCTTTTGGTACCTGGTGTCATTTTCGATGAGATGGGGATTCGATATTTCGGACCCATAGACGGCAACGATTTACCCCTTTTGATTTCCACTCTTGAAAATATCAAAGATATCAATACTCCGATTATGCTTCATATCATAACTAAAAAGGGGTATGGATTTGCTCTGGCAGAACAAAATCCAATAAAATTTCATGGAATTGGTCCTGCAGCCAAACCTGGTCAGCCCAACACAAAGAATGAAGTACCACCATTCCTCAATATCTTTGGGGACGAGCTCACTGCCCTGGCAAAAAAGGATAAACGAATTGTAGCCGTTACGGCCGCCATGCGTGAGGGGACGGGATTGTCTGGCTACGCCAAAGAACATCCTGATCGTTTCTATGATGTTGGTATTGCTGAGGGGCATGCAGTGACTTTTGCCGCAGCACTAGCTGCACGTGGTCTCAAGCCCTTTGTCGCTATTTATTCCACCTTCCTGCAACGGGCCTATGACATGCTCGTACATGATATTGCTGTTCAGAAATTACCGGTCATTTTCATGCTTGATCGAGCGGGATTGGTAGGTGAGGACGGACCCACGCACCACGGGGTCCTGGATCTGGCCTATCTTTCAAGTATTCCCGGAGTCGTTGTTGCTGCCCCCCGAAATGGGGAGGAATTGCGCCATCTGATGCAGACAGCTCTCTTGCATGAGGAAGGGCCATTTTTCATCCGTTACCCAAAAGCTTCAGCCTTAAAAAACAGAAAAACAGTTCAGAGTAGAGCAGTTGAAATTGGGAAATGGGAGCTCATCTCAGAAGGGAAAGATATTGCCATCCTCGCAGTGGGCTCGATGAACCCTGTGGTTGAGAAAGCAGTTAAAATCCTGGATGCCGAGGGAGTCAATGCCAGCTATATCGACGCCAAATTTATCAAACCCTTTGATGAGGATATGCTTTTGTCCCTCATGACCTCAAATAAACACATCGTGATCGTTGAGGAGAATAATTATCCAGGCAGTCTTTCCCAAACCATAAAGGCTTTTGCGGAACCTGTA